In the Anaerolineae bacterium genome, CGACCCGCATGTCGCCATAAGGGACCAGACAGGCGCTGGTGGGACTCATGATCCCCCAGCCAAACAGCTCCAGGCCATAGGCCAGCTGGCCTTCCTCCACGTGGTAGGTGATGAAGGCATAGCCAGGGGGTTGCCGCAACAGCATGTAGTAGCTGAACAGGCCCAGGTTGTACTGCTCCAGTTCCAGCGGCAACTGGGCGATCTCGTGGCCGGTGGAGAGCAACGCCTGGATGACAGCCTCATCCAGACCGGGGCTTTCCCCAAAGTCGACCACCAGCGACGAGCCGGGTACGCGGGTCTGGCGATCCGGCCCGGCGGCGCTGCCCTGAATGAGCAGGAAAGCAGGCGGGAAGAGCTGGGCGCTTTCCAGCGCTCCGGTCGCCAGGCGGCGCAACGCCGCGCCGATCTGAATGCGGCCAAAGCTCAGCGGCACGACCAGCAGGCCGCCAACTTTGAGCTGGGCCACCCAGGCCGCCGGGATGTCCCACACGCTGACGGCGGAGACAATCCGATCGTAAGGCGCATGGGGCGCGTACCCCTCCGCGCCATCCTGAGCCAGCACGGTGACGGCGGGGTAACCGGCACGCTCCAGATGCGCCTGAGCCGCTTCCGCCAGGTCCGGGAGCAGTTCCAGCGTGGTCACGCGCCCTGCCGGGCCGACCAGCTCGGCCAGCAGGCCGGTGTTATAGCCGCTGCCGGTGCCAATTTCCAGCACATTATGGCCCGGCTGGATATCAGCGGCGCTGAGCAGCACTGCCAGGACAGACGGGCGCACCGAGCCGCTAACCGGCATCCCGAATTTGTCACGCCGGATCACGATCGGCTCGTCGCTGTAGACGGCGTCCAGGTTGACGCCCGGCACAAACAGATGGCGTGGCACGCGCTGGAAGGCCTGCAACACTGCCGGCGAGAGCGGTGTGCTGGCCCGCCGCACAATTGCCTCCACCAGGGCGGCGCGGCGCTCGTCAATCGAGTGTGGGGAACCGTG is a window encoding:
- a CDS encoding methyltransferase domain-containing protein — encoded protein: MIGHGSPHSIDERRAALVEAIVRRASTPLSPAVLQAFQRVPRHLFVPGVNLDAVYSDEPIVIRRDKFGMPVSGSVRPSVLAVLLSAADIQPGHNVLEIGTGSGYNTGLLAELVGPAGRVTTLELLPDLAEAAQAHLERAGYPAVTVLAQDGAEGYAPHAPYDRIVSAVSVWDIPAAWVAQLKVGGLLVVPLSFGRIQIGAALRRLATGALESAQLFPPAFLLIQGSAAGPDRQTRVPGSSLVVDFGESPGLDEAVIQALLSTGHEIAQLPLELEQYNLGLFSYYMLLRQPPGYAFITYHVEEGQLAYGLELFGWGIMSPTSACLVPYGDMRVVHTYGSSDAYLILSDLAHEWEAAGRPDFDDFRLYITPAGQRHYLPPERDALTRVFVRPAHTYTLWVQPRPRA